From Thermodesulfobacteriota bacterium, a single genomic window includes:
- a CDS encoding CvpA family protein: MNWIDITVYIIIFLFVLMGLTRGLVRQVFSIAALIGGVIVAIIFYDVFAQMFIRDNLVNNESIANVGAFLIVGFAGYLVIQILGWLVTKLIGTIHLGWLNRIAGAALGLIIGAVVAFLFVSSASFFVPKDSPTISNSTTIPYLFSAYEEIKSRLPDDLRQSLIRSRELIRKEGLEAAMRIQDSPKLKEILDDQNN, from the coding sequence ATGAACTGGATTGATATTACTGTATATATAATCATTTTCCTCTTTGTGCTAATGGGGCTGACACGAGGTCTTGTCAGGCAGGTATTTTCCATAGCAGCTCTGATTGGCGGAGTGATCGTAGCAATAATTTTCTATGATGTATTCGCTCAAATGTTTATAAGAGACAACCTTGTAAATAATGAGTCGATAGCAAACGTGGGTGCTTTCTTAATTGTTGGTTTTGCCGGCTATCTTGTTATTCAAATTCTTGGCTGGCTTGTAACAAAGCTTATAGGCACCATTCATCTTGGCTGGCTCAATAGAATAGCAGGAGCTGCGCTTGGTTTAATTATTGGTGCTGTGGTAGCGTTCTTGTTTGTATCGTCAGCTAGTTTCTTTGTTCCCAAAGACTCGCCAACTATATCAAATTCTACTACTATTCCTTACCTATTTTCAGCATATGAAGAAATAAAGAGCAGGTTGCCGGATGACTTACGACAAAGTCTTATAAGGTCAAGAGAGTTAATCCGCAAAGAAGGTTTAGAGGCTGCTATGAGGATACAAGACTCCCCAAAGTTAAAAGAGATTTTAGATGATCAAAATAATTAA